One Diospyros lotus cultivar Yz01 chromosome 1, ASM1463336v1, whole genome shotgun sequence genomic window carries:
- the LOC127813670 gene encoding sorbitol dehydrogenase isoform X2 — translation MKAVGICGSDVHYLKTLRCADFVVKEPMVIGHECAGVIEEVGSEVKSLVPGDRVALEPGISCWRCYHCKEGRYNLCPDMKFFATPPVHGSLANQVVHPADLCFKLPENVSLEEGAMCEPLSVGVHACRRANIGNETNVLIMGAGPIGLVTLLAARAFGAPRIVIVDVDDNRLSVAKEVGADETIKVSTSIQDVSKDVERILKTMGGVRVDVTFDCAGFNKTISTALSATRSGGRVCIVGMGHHEVTVPLTPAAAREVDLIGVFRYKNTWPLCLEFLSSGKIDVKPLITHRFGFSQQEVEEAFETSARGGSAIKVMFNL, via the exons ATGAAAGCTGTTGGTATTTGTGGCAGTGATGTTCACTACCTGAAG ACCTTGAGATGTGCAGACTTCGTTGTTAAGGAGCCTATGGTTATTGGCCATGAGTGTGCCGGGGTTATAGAAGAAGTTGGGAGCGAGGTGAAATCACTGGTGCCGGgagaccgagtggccttggagcCCGGCATCAGTTGTTGGCGCTGCTACCACTGCAAAGAGGGCCGCTACAATCTATGCCCCGATATGAAGTTCTTCGCGACTCCTCCTGTCCATGGTTCTCTTGCCAATCAG GTAGTGCACCCAGCAGACCTATGCTTTAAGCTGCCTGAGAATGTGAGCTTGGAGGAAGGGGCAATGTGCGAGCCCCTTAGTGTTGGCGTTCACGCTTGTCGGCGCGCCAACATTGGTAACGAAACCAATGTTTTGATCATGGGAGCCGGTCCCATAGGTCTGGTAACGCTGCTTGCAGCTCGTGCCTTTGGAGCTCCCAGAATAGTCATCGTGGATGTAGATGACAACCGTCTGTCAGTTGCCAAGGAAGTCGGTGCAGATGAAACTATTAAAGTTTCAACAAGCATCCAG GATGTGAGCAAGGATGTAGAACGGATTCTTAAAACTATGGGGGGTGTAAGAGTGGATGTGACCTTTGATTGTGCAGGCTTTAACAAAACCATTTCGACAGCTCTAAGCGCCACTCGTTCAGGTGGAAGAGTTTGCATTGTGGGAATGGGTCACCACGAAGTAACTGTTCCTCTCACCCCAGCTGCTGCAAG GGAGGTTGATTTGATTGGCGTGTTCCGATACAAGAACACATGGCCGCTTTGCCTTGAATTCCTCAGCAGTGGAAAGATTGATGTGAAACCCTTAATAACCCACAGATTCGGGTTCTCGCAGCAGGAGGTTGAAGAGGCTTTTGAGACCAGTGCTCGCGGTGGCAGCGCCATTAAGGTCATGTTCAATCTGTAG
- the LOC127813670 gene encoding sorbitol dehydrogenase isoform X1 codes for MGKGGMSRGGGAEGQKDDEEEENMAAWLLGINTLKIQPFKLPTLGPGDVRVRMKAVGICGSDVHYLKTLRCADFVVKEPMVIGHECAGVIEEVGSEVKSLVPGDRVALEPGISCWRCYHCKEGRYNLCPDMKFFATPPVHGSLANQVVHPADLCFKLPENVSLEEGAMCEPLSVGVHACRRANIGNETNVLIMGAGPIGLVTLLAARAFGAPRIVIVDVDDNRLSVAKEVGADETIKVSTSIQDVSKDVERILKTMGGVRVDVTFDCAGFNKTISTALSATRSGGRVCIVGMGHHEVTVPLTPAAAREVDLIGVFRYKNTWPLCLEFLSSGKIDVKPLITHRFGFSQQEVEEAFETSARGGSAIKVMFNL; via the exons atgggtaAGGGAGGGATGTCCCGTGGCGGTGGAGCTGAAGGCCAAaaggatgatgaagaagaagagaacatGGCGGCTTGGCTTCTCGGCATCAACACCCTCAAGATTCAGCCCTTCAAGCTGCCCACCCTTG GTCCCGGTGATGTTAGAGTTAGGATGAAAGCTGTTGGTATTTGTGGCAGTGATGTTCACTACCTGAAG ACCTTGAGATGTGCAGACTTCGTTGTTAAGGAGCCTATGGTTATTGGCCATGAGTGTGCCGGGGTTATAGAAGAAGTTGGGAGCGAGGTGAAATCACTGGTGCCGGgagaccgagtggccttggagcCCGGCATCAGTTGTTGGCGCTGCTACCACTGCAAAGAGGGCCGCTACAATCTATGCCCCGATATGAAGTTCTTCGCGACTCCTCCTGTCCATGGTTCTCTTGCCAATCAG GTAGTGCACCCAGCAGACCTATGCTTTAAGCTGCCTGAGAATGTGAGCTTGGAGGAAGGGGCAATGTGCGAGCCCCTTAGTGTTGGCGTTCACGCTTGTCGGCGCGCCAACATTGGTAACGAAACCAATGTTTTGATCATGGGAGCCGGTCCCATAGGTCTGGTAACGCTGCTTGCAGCTCGTGCCTTTGGAGCTCCCAGAATAGTCATCGTGGATGTAGATGACAACCGTCTGTCAGTTGCCAAGGAAGTCGGTGCAGATGAAACTATTAAAGTTTCAACAAGCATCCAG GATGTGAGCAAGGATGTAGAACGGATTCTTAAAACTATGGGGGGTGTAAGAGTGGATGTGACCTTTGATTGTGCAGGCTTTAACAAAACCATTTCGACAGCTCTAAGCGCCACTCGTTCAGGTGGAAGAGTTTGCATTGTGGGAATGGGTCACCACGAAGTAACTGTTCCTCTCACCCCAGCTGCTGCAAG GGAGGTTGATTTGATTGGCGTGTTCCGATACAAGAACACATGGCCGCTTTGCCTTGAATTCCTCAGCAGTGGAAAGATTGATGTGAAACCCTTAATAACCCACAGATTCGGGTTCTCGCAGCAGGAGGTTGAAGAGGCTTTTGAGACCAGTGCTCGCGGTGGCAGCGCCATTAAGGTCATGTTCAATCTGTAG